Proteins from a genomic interval of Sphingomonas sp. Y38-1Y:
- a CDS encoding DUF1772 domain-containing protein codes for MASREGITRAFLWLAVLAGGPLLGAKLFDLLVLAGAWSAHPPASLAMMPYGKAWPVDTGLFFVPFSAGMLIAGFGALIAGWRTPWRYRWLLCLPSIGILLLLILTVVAFWPMNAALYYHGIGSTKDTITDAQSVAMAQRWVALDWLRVVGATAAFVAPLKALTLPWPQVAAPRDPPLVRGALALTLLGVAAFIVWFVLNL; via the coding sequence GTGGCGAGCAGAGAAGGCATCACCCGAGCGTTCCTCTGGCTTGCCGTGCTGGCCGGAGGGCCTCTGCTCGGCGCCAAGCTATTCGATCTTCTCGTTCTTGCTGGAGCATGGAGCGCCCATCCGCCGGCTTCGCTCGCGATGATGCCGTACGGCAAGGCTTGGCCAGTTGATACCGGCCTGTTCTTCGTTCCGTTCTCGGCGGGCATGCTGATTGCTGGGTTCGGGGCGCTCATTGCCGGCTGGCGAACCCCGTGGCGCTATCGGTGGCTGCTTTGCCTCCCCTCGATCGGCATCTTGCTTCTGCTCATTCTGACAGTGGTCGCGTTCTGGCCGATGAACGCTGCGCTCTATTATCACGGCATCGGCTCCACCAAAGACACCATCACGGACGCGCAATCGGTCGCCATGGCGCAACGTTGGGTGGCGCTGGACTGGCTCCGGGTAGTGGGCGCGACGGCCGCGTTCGTCGCTCCCCTTAAGGCGCTCACCTTACCTTGGCCTCAGGTTGCTGCTCCTAGAGACCCGCCCCTCGTCCGCGGTGCGCTCGCGCTCACGCTTCTTGGAGTAGCGGCCTTCATCGTATGGTTCGTGTTGAACCTGTGA
- a CDS encoding PAS domain-containing protein: MISGIDRRLPFDGASRRTKWRPAILARSCLNGAPQDCDELRILTERFRGRGSLASARAGFALDGDTGGGVASALPTGLSSSPSRSRYKNVVHALTKGFGVLRSPKPYPADLAAMLNGQLDRIFADGVTVENEVFYETPSGHAAFFSYLWGPMRDGNGTVELVVGVSRDTSERRAYEDAMRTSEARLRAATELVGIGIYAWNPVSGALDWDDRLRAMSGLDADTPADMAVFEAGIHPDDRQQVRDAIARCVDPVGDGSYQVEYRVIGREDGLTRQIATSGRTSFADGRPVRFIGAAIDVTERRQAEAAIRASEAQFRSFAEHSSNLIWIGDPAAETIVYRSAAFERIWGIPLDEAPSRVVDWLKVVHPDDRLQVEHALTAVEAGDVTQFDYRIVRPRDGGIRWLRDTSFPILDDTGRVTRIGGIVEDLTPEDVRQVYIVSGKAAGARRLSALVRALGYRVRTFASASDFLDIALVLWPGCVLVDLRTDRHEGLSIPRELKARSIAIPALAIDAAGADTMRGVAAMKAGAADYIIAGDDASTREGLASAIAECQGSARATTRDETASARIARLTTREREVLVGLVNGGTNKTIGQKLGISPRTVELHRSQVMSRLNASSLTELLQVALAAGVIPTND, from the coding sequence TTGATTTCTGGGATCGATCGGCGCCTGCCGTTTGACGGCGCTTCCCGCCGCACCAAGTGGCGCCCAGCCATCCTCGCCCGCAGTTGCCTGAACGGCGCCCCGCAAGACTGCGACGAGCTTCGCATCCTGACTGAGCGATTTCGGGGGCGCGGCTCGCTCGCGTCGGCCCGGGCTGGCTTTGCCCTCGACGGCGACACGGGCGGCGGCGTGGCCTCGGCCTTGCCGACGGGATTGTCCTCTTCCCCGAGCCGGTCGAGATACAAAAACGTCGTGCATGCGTTGACGAAGGGATTTGGCGTCTTGCGCTCGCCGAAACCGTATCCGGCAGATCTTGCTGCGATGCTCAACGGCCAACTCGACCGCATCTTCGCCGATGGCGTGACGGTCGAGAATGAGGTGTTCTACGAAACGCCGAGCGGACACGCTGCGTTCTTCTCCTATCTTTGGGGGCCGATGCGCGACGGGAATGGCACGGTTGAGCTCGTCGTGGGCGTCTCGCGCGACACCAGCGAACGGCGGGCGTACGAGGATGCGATGCGCACCAGCGAGGCGCGGCTTCGCGCGGCCACCGAGCTGGTCGGCATCGGCATCTATGCGTGGAATCCGGTCAGCGGCGCGCTCGATTGGGACGACCGGCTCCGCGCGATGTCGGGGCTTGATGCCGACACCCCGGCGGACATGGCGGTGTTCGAAGCAGGCATCCATCCCGACGATCGCCAGCAGGTCCGCGACGCGATCGCGCGCTGTGTCGATCCGGTGGGCGACGGCAGCTACCAGGTCGAGTATCGCGTGATCGGGCGCGAGGACGGCCTCACTCGTCAAATTGCGACGTCCGGCCGTACCAGTTTCGCAGATGGTCGCCCCGTTCGATTCATTGGTGCGGCAATCGATGTGACCGAGAGGCGTCAGGCTGAAGCCGCCATCCGCGCCAGCGAGGCGCAATTCCGCAGCTTCGCCGAACACAGCAGCAACCTGATCTGGATTGGAGACCCGGCAGCCGAAACGATCGTCTATCGCAGCGCCGCGTTTGAGCGGATTTGGGGCATTCCCTTAGACGAGGCGCCGAGCCGAGTTGTCGACTGGTTGAAGGTCGTGCATCCTGACGACCGGCTCCAGGTCGAGCACGCGCTGACCGCAGTCGAGGCCGGCGACGTGACCCAGTTCGACTATCGGATCGTCCGGCCGCGCGACGGCGGCATCCGCTGGCTGCGCGACACCAGCTTTCCTATTCTGGATGATACTGGCCGAGTCACGCGCATTGGCGGGATCGTCGAGGACCTGACGCCCGAGGACGTCCGCCAAGTCTATATCGTCAGCGGCAAGGCGGCGGGCGCGCGCAGGCTGAGCGCGCTGGTCCGTGCGCTCGGCTATCGCGTTCGGACGTTCGCAAGCGCGTCCGACTTCCTCGACATCGCGCTCGTGCTGTGGCCGGGTTGCGTGCTGGTCGATCTCCGTACGGATCGGCATGAGGGGCTGTCGATTCCTCGCGAGTTGAAAGCACGATCGATCGCGATCCCGGCGCTCGCAATCGATGCCGCGGGGGCGGATACGATGCGCGGCGTCGCGGCGATGAAGGCCGGCGCCGCCGACTACATCATCGCGGGAGACGACGCCTCGACACGCGAAGGCCTCGCCAGCGCCATCGCGGAATGCCAGGGTTCGGCGCGTGCGACGACACGCGACGAAACCGCAAGCGCCCGGATCGCCCGACTGACGACGCGCGAGCGCGAGGTGTTAGTGGGCCTTGTGAATGGCGGAACGAACAAGACGATCGGTCAAAAGCTCGGCATCAGCCCGCGGACGGTTGAGCTGCACCGCTCGCAGGTGATGAGCCGGCTGAACGCCAGCAGCCTGACGGAGCTTCTCCAAGTTGCCCTAGCTGCAGGCGTCATTCCCACGAATGATTAA
- a CDS encoding outer membrane protein, translating into MRHLMSAAAVALAFTAAPAIAQDATSDDNFNGPYVGGSFGIGVQSNDAGEFQRFDRGFDGSFDTVTTTTGADAFSPGFCNGAANGPRPVNACRNDKDDIAYHGRIGWDARLGDFVVGILGEFGRTDVVDSVSSFSTTPAFYTMTREIEWEASIRGRVGYAAGGKTLFYATGGPAYARIKNSFTTSNTVNAFSDNGRKLFSKGAAFGGGVEQALGRNFSIGLEYLYTRYTEDDYRVRATAGNAVASNPFVLNGQPGTEFSRSDPRFDFHTMRVTAGFRF; encoded by the coding sequence ATGCGACACCTGATGAGCGCCGCTGCTGTGGCATTGGCCTTCACCGCCGCGCCGGCCATCGCGCAGGACGCAACCAGCGACGACAACTTCAACGGACCCTATGTCGGCGGTTCGTTCGGGATCGGCGTGCAGAGCAACGATGCGGGTGAGTTTCAGCGGTTCGATCGAGGATTTGACGGTTCGTTCGATACCGTCACGACGACAACGGGCGCAGACGCCTTCTCGCCCGGTTTCTGCAACGGCGCAGCAAATGGTCCCCGACCCGTGAACGCGTGCCGCAACGACAAGGACGATATCGCCTATCATGGCCGCATCGGCTGGGACGCGCGGCTTGGCGACTTTGTCGTCGGCATCCTGGGCGAGTTCGGCCGGACCGACGTGGTCGACAGCGTCAGCTCGTTCAGCACAACGCCGGCCTTCTACACGATGACGCGCGAGATTGAATGGGAAGCAAGCATTCGTGGCCGTGTCGGCTACGCGGCGGGCGGCAAAACCTTGTTCTACGCGACAGGTGGTCCGGCTTACGCGCGCATCAAGAATAGCTTCACGACAAGCAATACAGTCAACGCCTTTTCGGATAATGGCCGCAAGCTGTTTTCGAAAGGTGCGGCGTTTGGAGGCGGTGTTGAACAGGCGCTGGGCCGTAATTTCTCCATCGGTCTGGAATATCTCTACACCCGCTATACCGAAGACGATTATCGGGTTCGCGCGACCGCCGGCAATGCAGTTGCGAGCAATCCGTTCGTCCTGAACGGCCAGCCGGGTACCGAATTTAGCCGCAGCGATCCGCGTTTTGACTTCCACACGATGCGGGTGACTGCGGGCTTTCGCTTCTGA
- a CDS encoding antibiotic biosynthesis monooxygenase has translation MAFVSITRLRIRSLRFMPQFVVQTLRTGQQTKRASGFLGGSLLADRRRTFWTMTVWRDQSAMRAYMTSGAHLRAMPKLLNWCDEASVVHWTQDNLIVPDWAEADRRMRKEGRPSKVRNPSPSHRDLAYNPPRTTGAVPIKPITGA, from the coding sequence ATGGCATTCGTCAGCATTACCCGACTGCGCATTCGCTCGCTTCGGTTCATGCCGCAATTCGTTGTCCAGACGCTTCGAACAGGGCAGCAGACAAAGCGGGCGAGCGGTTTCCTCGGCGGCTCGCTGCTCGCTGACCGCCGGCGAACATTCTGGACCATGACCGTCTGGCGCGACCAAAGCGCTATGCGAGCCTACATGACCAGCGGAGCGCATTTGAGGGCGATGCCAAAACTGCTCAACTGGTGCGACGAAGCCAGCGTCGTTCACTGGACACAGGACAATTTGATCGTGCCGGATTGGGCGGAAGCGGACCGCCGCATGAGAAAGGAAGGTCGACCGTCCAAGGTCCGGAATCCGAGCCCGAGCCATCGCGACCTCGCTTACAATCCGCCCAGAACTACTGGAGCTGTTCCGATCAAGCCGATCACAGGGGCCTAA
- a CDS encoding ferritin-like domain-containing protein has protein sequence MADTSDLIDTLEARSQRRTDRRALFTAFGTASALAGGFALSAGLSSASAQTSTVTDGDILNFALNLEYLEAQFYLFAATGAGLPGTSLSGTGTAGAATGGRRVNFTDPVVARYAQEIAADERAHVDFLRTAIGATAVAQPAIDISADPNGAFSSAARAAGLVGPGVAFDPYASDENFLLAAFIFEDVGVTAYKGASPLVSNKTFLEAAAGILAVEAYHAAIVRTTLYAKGIATPALIDATEAISNARDSLDGSADLDQGVRPSGSGLATTSNIVPLDTDGLAYSRTASQVLNIVYLNRAAVTGGGFFPNGVNGMLRMSAAN, from the coding sequence ATGGCTGATACCAGCGACCTTATTGACACATTGGAAGCGCGTTCGCAGCGGCGAACGGACCGCCGTGCCCTCTTCACCGCGTTCGGGACAGCTTCTGCGCTTGCCGGTGGTTTCGCGCTCAGCGCTGGCCTGTCATCCGCTTCGGCGCAGACCTCGACGGTGACGGACGGCGACATCCTGAACTTCGCGCTGAACCTCGAGTATCTTGAGGCGCAGTTCTATCTGTTCGCGGCAACGGGTGCCGGCCTGCCCGGCACCAGCCTGTCGGGCACGGGCACGGCAGGCGCAGCAACGGGCGGGCGCCGCGTTAATTTCACCGACCCCGTCGTCGCACGCTATGCTCAGGAGATCGCGGCCGACGAGCGCGCGCACGTCGACTTCCTGCGGACTGCGATCGGCGCGACTGCGGTGGCGCAGCCCGCAATCGATATCAGCGCCGATCCGAATGGCGCGTTCTCAAGCGCCGCGCGCGCCGCTGGTCTTGTTGGGCCGGGCGTTGCCTTCGACCCTTACGCCAGCGACGAGAATTTTCTGCTCGCCGCGTTCATCTTCGAGGACGTGGGCGTGACTGCGTACAAGGGTGCGTCGCCACTGGTCAGCAACAAGACCTTCCTCGAGGCGGCGGCCGGCATTCTGGCGGTCGAGGCGTACCATGCCGCGATCGTACGCACGACGCTCTATGCCAAGGGCATTGCCACCCCCGCGCTCATCGACGCGACTGAGGCCATCTCGAACGCGCGCGACAGCCTCGATGGGTCGGCCGACCTTGATCAGGGGGTGCGGCCGAGCGGTTCGGGGCTTGCAACCACGAGCAACATCGTACCGCTCGACACCGACGGGTTGGCGTACAGCCGCACCGCGAGCCAGGTCCTCAACATTGTCTACCTCAACCGGGCGGCGGTGACGGGCGGCGGGTTCTTCCCGAACGGCGTCAACGGCATGCTGCGCATGAGCGCGGCGAACTGA
- a CDS encoding ferritin-like domain-containing protein: MSQNDQLPLILDACAHRREERRRFLRVAGSAATAVAGAAVLSACDGGSKNDFEPIITPTPTPTPAPVTDADVLNFALNLEYLEAQFYSFAAFGTGLPSNQLTGTGTQGGVTGGRQVNFTDPLVRQYAREIANDEIAHVAFLRRNLGASAVAQPAIDIGTNPNGAFSSAARAAGLIGAGASFDPYSTDENFLLGAFIFEDVGVTAYKGASVLITNKGFLEAAAGILAAEAYHAGLVRTVLYRKGVDTAALIDATEAISNARDSLDGPSDLDQGVRPIGNASNIVPADSSAVAYSRSAGQVLNIAYLNRLATDRGGFFPAGVNGAIRLSAAN; this comes from the coding sequence ATGAGCCAGAACGACCAGCTACCCCTCATTCTTGATGCGTGTGCGCATCGCCGCGAAGAGCGTCGGCGTTTCCTGCGCGTCGCTGGCAGTGCAGCGACCGCGGTCGCCGGCGCCGCGGTGCTGAGTGCCTGCGACGGCGGCAGCAAGAACGACTTCGAGCCGATCATCACCCCGACGCCGACGCCGACGCCCGCACCGGTGACCGACGCCGACGTGCTTAACTTCGCGCTGAACCTCGAATATCTCGAGGCGCAGTTCTATTCGTTTGCCGCGTTCGGCACGGGGCTGCCTTCCAATCAGCTGACCGGTACGGGCACTCAGGGCGGCGTCACCGGCGGGAGGCAGGTCAATTTCACAGACCCACTGGTGCGCCAGTATGCGCGCGAGATCGCCAATGACGAGATCGCACACGTCGCGTTCCTGCGTCGCAACCTTGGCGCCAGCGCGGTAGCGCAGCCGGCGATCGACATCGGCACCAACCCGAACGGCGCGTTTTCGTCGGCGGCCCGAGCCGCTGGCCTGATCGGCGCGGGTGCGTCGTTCGATCCCTATTCGACCGACGAGAACTTTCTGCTCGGTGCGTTCATCTTCGAGGATGTGGGCGTCACCGCTTATAAGGGCGCGTCGGTGCTCATCACCAACAAGGGCTTTCTTGAGGCCGCGGCGGGCATCCTGGCGGCGGAGGCTTATCACGCCGGTCTGGTGCGCACCGTTCTGTATCGAAAAGGTGTCGACACTGCTGCGCTGATCGATGCGACCGAGGCGATCTCGAACGCGCGAGACAGCCTCGACGGGCCCAGCGACCTGGATCAGGGCGTGCGACCGATCGGCAATGCTTCGAACATCGTGCCTGCTGACAGCTCGGCCGTGGCGTACAGCCGCTCGGCAGGACAGGTGCTCAACATCGCCTATCTCAACAGGCTTGCGACCGACCGCGGCGGCTTCTTCCCGGCGGGCGTCAACGGCGCCATCCGGCTGAGCGCCGCCAACTAA
- a CDS encoding helix-turn-helix transcriptional regulator: protein MPGGETSGTPKLTPRQHDCMRLAIKGQTNKEIAHHLGLSIKTVDGYIDGAKVGLGVAYRKEAVAKYHETFGNVAPGEKIPVVAAAGHPVAPPLQPAVEMPVGRGLERLSKLQRLGIIFLISLALTASLALAATTAVRWIAIYDASNPPGQTGSGR from the coding sequence ATGCCCGGCGGTGAAACCAGCGGCACGCCAAAGCTTACGCCACGGCAGCACGATTGCATGCGCCTTGCAATCAAAGGACAAACCAACAAGGAAATTGCGCACCATCTCGGCCTGTCGATCAAGACGGTCGATGGGTACATCGATGGCGCAAAGGTCGGGTTAGGGGTTGCCTATCGCAAAGAGGCTGTTGCTAAGTATCACGAAACGTTCGGAAATGTTGCCCCCGGGGAAAAAATCCCGGTTGTCGCTGCTGCCGGCCATCCCGTAGCTCCGCCCTTGCAACCAGCGGTGGAGATGCCGGTGGGGCGAGGCTTGGAGCGGCTTTCGAAGCTTCAACGCCTGGGGATCATTTTCCTGATCTCACTCGCCCTCACGGCAAGCCTCGCACTGGCAGCGACAACAGCGGTGCGTTGGATCGCGATCTACGATGCGAGCAATCCACCCGGGCAGACGGGGTCAGGCCGATGA
- a CDS encoding Crp/Fnr family transcriptional regulator — protein MNWNADERPPASSSNRLLASISSSTLASLREHFTRRHVDQGTTLEGGYGVEGPIYFPETAVFCVRASVETGKQQGFALVGRDGALNWGLLAGLPAPLCQEMIAVTSGTVLVIDKRMLSIECGSHHELFAQLLGFAFHFACQLASTLRSSMSDSIDVRLSRWLLLWHDRVDDAELHLTHDLLAGLLAVRRATVTDALHILEGERLITSTRGRIIIRSRSLLEAHAGIAYGVADRTWSGISGA, from the coding sequence ATGAATTGGAATGCCGATGAACGGCCGCCGGCATCGTCCAGCAATCGTCTTCTCGCTTCGATCTCGAGTTCGACGTTGGCCTCGCTGCGTGAGCATTTCACTCGTCGGCATGTTGATCAAGGGACTACTCTTGAAGGAGGGTACGGAGTCGAGGGGCCCATTTATTTTCCCGAGACAGCAGTCTTCTGCGTCCGCGCGTCTGTCGAAACCGGCAAGCAACAGGGGTTTGCCCTAGTCGGTCGGGACGGAGCGTTGAATTGGGGACTGCTGGCGGGACTGCCGGCTCCCCTCTGCCAAGAGATGATCGCCGTCACCAGCGGAACAGTTCTGGTTATCGACAAGCGCATGCTCAGCATCGAATGCGGTTCGCATCATGAGTTATTTGCGCAGCTTTTAGGCTTTGCCTTTCATTTTGCCTGCCAGCTCGCGTCGACGCTCCGTTCCAGCATGAGCGATTCTATCGACGTGCGGTTAAGCCGCTGGCTGCTGCTCTGGCATGACCGAGTGGACGATGCTGAATTGCATTTGACCCATGACCTGCTCGCAGGCCTACTCGCTGTTCGACGAGCAACCGTGACTGATGCGCTGCACATCCTAGAGGGTGAGCGGCTGATCACCTCCACCCGTGGGCGCATCATTATACGATCGCGCTCGCTTCTGGAGGCGCATGCCGGTATCGCCTATGGCGTGGCAGATCGGACATGGTCAGGAATCTCTGGCGCGTAA
- a CDS encoding anti-sigma factor — translation MADTIDPDLDGLAADLTLGLLTGDERARALRLSLSNPAFAQAVDAWRGRLDPMYAEFDERPAPNVWPKIEARLGSGVASGSERLRRWRWTAIGSSAVAAGFATAFFMAKPEPITIVREVSRAPSTITVAQLAGTQGALLAANYTPGFGDLRIRAVSLPTSDLVPELWIISAGGVPRSLGLLDGAGTTTVKVPASLRSLLVDGATLAVSLEVRDGAPHQSPSSTPIATGKITQI, via the coding sequence ATGGCTGATACGATTGACCCTGATCTTGACGGATTAGCGGCCGATCTCACGCTCGGCCTTTTGACGGGCGACGAACGCGCACGTGCGTTGCGATTGTCACTCTCCAACCCAGCGTTCGCGCAAGCCGTTGATGCGTGGCGGGGTCGGCTCGATCCCATGTACGCTGAGTTTGATGAGCGGCCTGCGCCCAACGTTTGGCCCAAGATCGAAGCGCGACTTGGATCCGGCGTTGCCTCGGGGAGCGAACGTCTTCGTCGCTGGCGATGGACCGCGATCGGCAGCAGCGCCGTCGCTGCTGGCTTCGCAACCGCCTTCTTTATGGCGAAGCCAGAACCAATCACGATCGTGCGAGAGGTTTCGCGAGCGCCTTCAACGATTACGGTCGCTCAACTAGCCGGCACCCAAGGAGCGCTGCTCGCGGCGAATTACACACCCGGCTTTGGCGACCTACGCATCCGTGCGGTCTCTCTGCCAACAAGTGATCTTGTGCCTGAACTCTGGATTATTTCGGCTGGTGGAGTTCCGCGTTCGCTCGGCTTACTCGATGGCGCGGGCACAACGACGGTGAAAGTGCCTGCGTCACTTAGAAGCCTGCTAGTTGACGGCGCAACTCTGGCAGTGAGTCTTGAGGTGCGTGACGGCGCGCCCCATCAATCGCCTAGTTCGACGCCGATCGCCACGGGTAAGATCACGCAGATATGA
- a CDS encoding sigma-70 family RNA polymerase sigma factor, with product MREIYGLTDSKLFGICVQVTQEPNSAEEILQEVYLKVWRRAASFDPARASPITWMCTIARNSAIDWRRAHRAPTMVSDDHITTLADDRMDVEQALSDQQERARIFHCMETLGAKQREAIRSAFFGGLTYAELAISKNVPLGTMKSWVRRGLAQLKDCLGHG from the coding sequence ATGCGTGAAATTTATGGCCTCACCGACTCAAAACTTTTTGGGATCTGCGTCCAAGTCACTCAAGAGCCAAACTCTGCCGAGGAAATTCTTCAGGAGGTTTATCTTAAGGTCTGGCGTCGCGCGGCGAGCTTCGATCCAGCAAGAGCGAGTCCCATCACCTGGATGTGCACCATCGCTCGCAACTCGGCGATAGATTGGCGACGAGCGCACCGGGCCCCTACAATGGTTAGCGACGATCATATTACCACGCTTGCTGACGACCGCATGGATGTGGAACAGGCGTTGAGCGACCAGCAGGAGCGTGCGCGCATCTTCCATTGCATGGAAACGCTCGGCGCGAAGCAGCGCGAGGCAATTCGGTCCGCCTTCTTCGGCGGTCTGACATATGCCGAGCTTGCGATCTCGAAGAACGTTCCTTTGGGTACAATGAAAAGCTGGGTGCGTCGCGGCCTCGCTCAATTAAAGGACTGTCTTGGACATGGCTGA
- a CDS encoding MFS transporter has protein sequence MSQTVADRRNTVRILLASLVGTSVEFYDFYIYATAASLVFGPLFFPASSASAQLLSSYASFGLAFLARPLGGVLFGHFGDRIGRKSTLVASLLLMGGSTAAIAFLPTYAMVGWIAPALLCLLRFGQGLGLGGEWSGAALLAVENAPPGWRARFGMVPQLGAPLGFIAANGFFLILGWTLSPDQFRDWGWRIPFLASALLVGLGMWVRLRLTETKAFTAALRNEQPARVPVMLVLNQHGGAAIAGTLGVIACFALYYIATAFALGYGTTTLGYDRQPFLQAQLGTILFMAAGIIAAGWLADRVGERRVLLGGCVATMVVGALLPSLLGSGSMTGVFAFMAIALLAMGFVYGPLGAWLPSLFPARVRYTGSSLAFNLGGVIGGGLTPAFAQVMAERGGLPPVGVYLASAAVLSGAGLLLSRRERQATDRR, from the coding sequence ATGTCGCAGACCGTCGCCGATCGCCGCAACACCGTTCGGATTCTGCTCGCCAGCCTCGTCGGCACCTCCGTCGAGTTCTACGACTTCTACATCTACGCGACCGCAGCCAGCCTCGTGTTCGGGCCGCTGTTCTTCCCGGCCAGTTCGGCTTCGGCGCAGCTCCTGTCCTCCTATGCGAGTTTTGGGCTGGCCTTTTTGGCCCGACCTCTGGGCGGCGTGCTGTTCGGGCATTTCGGGGATAGGATCGGACGCAAATCGACGCTGGTCGCCTCGCTGCTGCTGATGGGCGGGTCGACGGCCGCGATCGCGTTCCTGCCCACCTATGCAATGGTGGGCTGGATTGCGCCGGCGCTGCTCTGCCTGTTGCGGTTTGGCCAGGGATTGGGGCTGGGTGGCGAGTGGAGCGGTGCGGCGCTGCTGGCGGTGGAGAACGCGCCGCCCGGCTGGCGTGCCCGCTTCGGCATGGTGCCGCAGCTCGGCGCGCCGCTGGGGTTCATCGCCGCCAACGGCTTCTTCCTGATCCTCGGATGGACGCTCAGCCCCGACCAGTTCCGCGACTGGGGCTGGCGGATTCCGTTCCTGGCGAGCGCCCTCTTGGTCGGGCTGGGAATGTGGGTCAGGTTGAGGCTTACCGAAACGAAGGCCTTTACGGCCGCCCTGCGTAACGAGCAGCCCGCGCGGGTGCCGGTGATGCTGGTGCTGAATCAGCATGGCGGGGCTGCGATCGCCGGCACGCTGGGCGTCATCGCATGCTTTGCACTTTACTACATCGCGACCGCCTTCGCGCTTGGCTACGGCACCACCACGCTAGGCTATGATCGTCAGCCGTTCCTGCAAGCGCAGCTTGGCACGATCCTGTTCATGGCCGCCGGCATCATTGCCGCAGGCTGGCTCGCGGATAGGGTTGGCGAACGACGGGTGCTGCTCGGCGGATGTGTCGCGACGATGGTTGTCGGCGCGTTGCTGCCCTCGCTGCTCGGAAGCGGCTCCATGACGGGCGTGTTCGCGTTCATGGCGATCGCGCTGCTCGCCATGGGGTTCGTCTATGGTCCGCTCGGGGCTTGGCTGCCGAGCCTATTTCCGGCGCGCGTACGCTACACGGGCTCGTCGCTGGCGTTCAACCTCGGCGGCGTGATCGGCGGTGGACTAACCCCGGCTTTTGCCCAGGTCATGGCGGAGCGCGGTGGCCTGCCCCCGGTCGGCGTCTACCTCGCCAGTGCCGCGGTGCTCAGTGGGGCCGGCTTGTTGCTGTCGCGCCGGGAGAGGCAAGCCACCGACCGTCGGTAG
- a CDS encoding MucR family transcriptional regulator — protein sequence MKRHMAEEVTLNAVELATELTIAWLGNQNHRVAAEDVPSFLRQMHTTISELSGAALPDGTSGDQVSGSEEHVPAVSVRKSLGSPDHILSMIDGKPYKTLRRHLSRHGLTPEQYRERYNLKPDYPMVAQSYSESRRAMAHQIGLGSKGRQAKAATQATEDAKPKRTRKARAETAE from the coding sequence ATGAAGCGCCACATGGCAGAAGAAGTTACGCTGAACGCAGTCGAGCTCGCGACCGAGCTGACGATCGCTTGGCTGGGCAATCAGAATCACCGGGTAGCGGCCGAGGACGTGCCCTCGTTCTTGCGCCAGATGCACACGACGATCAGCGAACTGTCAGGAGCGGCGTTGCCAGACGGCACCTCTGGCGATCAGGTATCGGGCTCGGAAGAGCATGTGCCCGCAGTCTCGGTGCGTAAGTCGCTGGGGTCGCCGGATCACATCCTCTCGATGATTGACGGCAAGCCGTACAAGACGCTTCGCCGCCATCTATCGCGTCACGGCCTGACGCCCGAGCAGTACCGCGAGCGCTACAACCTCAAGCCCGACTATCCGATGGTAGCGCAAAGCTACTCTGAATCGCGTCGTGCCATGGCGCACCAGATCGGCCTGGGCTCAAAGGGACGCCAAGCCAAAGCGGCGACGCAGGCAACTGAGGACGCCAAGCCGAAGCGTACGCGCAAAGCGCGTGCCGAAACCGCAGAGTAA
- a CDS encoding OST-HTH/LOTUS domain-containing protein, which produces MRGAVQATAGEDGWAPLGAAGSAVKRQAPIDPRNQGARNFSKLFEAVGLFDIVRAEENGQSYVADRRNKERTPLPRF; this is translated from the coding sequence TTGCGGGGCGCCGTTCAGGCAACTGCGGGCGAGGATGGCTGGGCGCCACTTGGTGCGGCGGGAAGCGCCGTCAAACGGCAGGCGCCGATCGATCCCAGAAATCAAGGCGCGCGAAACTTCTCCAAGCTCTTCGAAGCGGTCGGCCTGTTCGATATCGTGAGAGCGGAGGAGAACGGCCAGAGTTACGTCGCGGATCGACGAAATAAGGAGCGAACCCCCTTACCGCGATTTTGA